A window of Campylobacter ureolyticus contains these coding sequences:
- a CDS encoding LysE family transporter, translated as MSSFLQGVLLGFGVAVPIGPLNILIMSYAFTSYSKALCLGLGAMSTDVFYLILLSFGVLHLLNTPITLKIVAIFGSLFLIYMAFGLIKDANKEIKVKSNSKQKGYLNTYFKGCFLNLTNPYVIIFWFSMAAITTSTNNLSLTLFGLIVGILSWILVFPLIIYKSKNFISKKMMRALAYFSAFVLLFFALNLLYQHFFKEIL; from the coding sequence ATGAGCTCATTTTTACAAGGCGTTTTGCTTGGTTTTGGTGTAGCAGTGCCAATTGGCCCTTTAAATATTTTAATAATGTCATACGCTTTTACAAGCTATTCAAAAGCTCTTTGTTTAGGGCTTGGAGCGATGAGCACTGATGTTTTTTATTTAATACTTCTTAGTTTTGGGGTTTTACACTTATTAAACACTCCAATAACCTTAAAGATAGTTGCTATTTTTGGAAGTTTGTTTTTGATTTATATGGCTTTTGGTCTTATAAAAGATGCAAATAAAGAGATCAAAGTAAAATCAAATTCAAAGCAAAAAGGATATTTAAATACTTATTTTAAAGGATGTTTTTTAAATTTAACAAATCCTTATGTGATAATTTTTTGGTTTAGTATGGCAGCAATTACAACTAGTACAAATAATTTATCACTAACACTTTTTGGGCTTATTGTAGGAATTTTAAGCTGGATTTTAGTTTTTCCACTTATTATTTACAAAAGTAAAAATTTTATAAGTAAAAAAATGATGAGAGCACTAGCTTATTTTTCAGCTTTTGTGTTGCTGTTTTTTGCTTTAAATTTATTGTATCAGCATTTTTTTAAGGAAATTTTATGA
- the dapE gene encoding succinyl-diaminopimelate desuccinylase — translation MKKEIDQELSLLTELLKFKSITPNDDGCLNYIAMLFVDFETKFIEKNGVKNLFLKKKFGDGDHLCFAGHVDVVPPGDGWQSDPFKPVIKDGYIYARGSQDMKSGVAAFLSAILETDDFDGTLSMLLTSDEEGDAIYGTREVLKYLDEIGELPDYAIVAEPTSDIKFGDTIKVGRRGSINGTLTIKGKQGHAAYPNKCINPAHILATKFNEFAEFNLDNGDEFFEPSKIVITDIRGGMEVCNVTPNEVKIMFNVRNGMLTNLEKVENYIKNLYDGYEIDLKISASSFPFITSKNSKIIKNLSKSVEKISGIKPKLNTAGGTSDAKYFAKFGVECAEFGVVNDRIHSLDERVSIDEYKNLCKIFKDLIQNFN, via the coding sequence ATGAAAAAAGAGATAGATCAAGAACTTTCGCTTTTAACAGAACTTTTAAAATTTAAATCAATTACTCCTAATGATGATGGTTGTTTAAACTATATAGCTATGCTTTTTGTGGATTTTGAAACTAAATTTATAGAAAAAAATGGAGTTAAAAATCTTTTTTTAAAAAAGAAATTTGGCGATGGTGATCACCTTTGTTTTGCAGGACATGTTGATGTTGTGCCACCAGGAGATGGTTGGCAAAGTGATCCATTTAAACCAGTAATTAAAGATGGCTATATCTATGCTAGAGGTTCGCAAGATATGAAAAGTGGCGTTGCTGCGTTTTTATCAGCGATTTTAGAAACAGATGATTTTGATGGAACTTTAAGCATGCTTTTAACAAGTGATGAAGAAGGGGACGCTATTTATGGAACTAGGGAGGTTTTGAAATATTTAGATGAGATAGGTGAACTTCCTGATTATGCTATTGTGGCTGAGCCAACTTCTGATATAAAATTTGGAGATACGATAAAAGTTGGAAGAAGAGGCTCGATTAATGGCACATTAACTATAAAAGGCAAACAAGGACATGCTGCTTATCCAAATAAGTGTATTAATCCAGCTCATATTTTAGCAACTAAATTTAATGAGTTTGCTGAATTTAATTTGGATAATGGTGATGAGTTTTTTGAGCCAAGCAAAATTGTAATTACCGATATTCGTGGTGGCATGGAAGTTTGTAATGTCACTCCAAATGAAGTAAAAATTATGTTTAATGTAAGAAATGGAATGCTTACAAATTTAGAAAAAGTTGAAAATTATATCAAAAATTTATATGATGGTTATGAAATAGATTTAAAAATTTCAGCTTCATCTTTTCCTTTTATTACCTCAAAAAACTCTAAAATCATTAAAAATTTAAGTAAAAGTGTGGAAAAAATATCTGGCATTAAGCCTAAGCTAAATACAGCTGGTGGGACAAGTGATGCAAAATATTTTGCAAAATTTGGCGTTGAATGTGCTGAGTTTGGCGTGGTAAATGATAGAATTCATAGTCTAGATGAAAGAGTTAGCATAGATGAATATAAAAATTTATGTAAAATTTTTAAAGATTTAATACAAAATTTCAACTAA
- a CDS encoding RidA family protein has protein sequence MKVIKTLEAPAAIGPYSQAIKANGFLFVSGQIPLTPNGELAGDDIKTQTKQVLKNLKSILKEAHLSLKDTVKTTIFLKNMDDFSVVNEIYAQAFKEHKPARSTIEISKLPKDVLIEIELIAKA, from the coding sequence ATGAAAGTTATAAAAACATTAGAAGCACCAGCGGCAATTGGTCCATACTCACAAGCTATTAAGGCAAATGGATTTTTGTTTGTTTCAGGGCAAATTCCACTAACTCCAAACGGTGAACTTGCAGGGGATGATATAAAAACTCAAACAAAACAAGTTTTGAAAAACTTAAAATCAATTTTAAAAGAAGCTCATTTATCGCTAAAAGATACAGTAAAAACAACAATTTTTTTAAAAAACATGGATGATTTTTCTGTAGTAAATGAAATTTACGCACAAGCTTTTAAAGAGCATAAACCCGCTAGAAGCACGATTGAGATTTCAAAACTGCCAAAAGATGTTTTAATAGAAATAGAGCTTATCGCAAAAGCATAA
- a CDS encoding nitrous oxide reductase accessory protein NosL, which produces MIRSLTVFLFLSLFVFADEPNLQLGLDENLSTKLDDFSSFSAKPLKNCVRTAYFAKLKSGENLQYCDLGELSFHSMDEDILFSSIKVTDNKTLYLIPALKANYVANEKGEFAFEKSADALEFITKFGGEILSFNDAFDKAYKRQSKAKKEQINIKKAKKIYEKRCEKLSKNDYRFINELKADAFKKCKNLYFDENLENYENLSGILEESFDEKKADLVTNFIWFFDEKNENLKIEFSKSTRCPICGMFVYKYPKWAVSLSFKDEKFAFDGIKDMMKFILKDERFKSGEILVRDYYTQKIIDAKNAFFVVGSDVLGPMGNELIAFETMKSARTFRLEHGGTEIYKFDEITNSVTCALDGRSCE; this is translated from the coding sequence ATGATAAGAAGCTTAACCGTTTTTTTATTTCTTTCTTTATTTGTTTTTGCAGACGAGCCAAATTTACAGTTAGGCTTAGATGAAAATTTATCTACAAAATTAGATGATTTTTCATCCTTTAGTGCAAAACCTTTAAAAAATTGCGTTAGAACGGCATATTTTGCAAAGCTAAAAAGTGGTGAAAATTTACAGTATTGCGACCTTGGAGAGCTTTCATTCCACTCTATGGATGAGGATATTTTATTTAGTTCTATAAAAGTGACTGATAATAAAACCTTGTACTTAATACCTGCTTTAAAAGCAAATTATGTAGCGAATGAAAAAGGCGAGTTTGCTTTTGAAAAAAGTGCTGATGCTTTGGAATTTATCACTAAATTTGGCGGTGAAATTCTAAGCTTTAATGATGCGTTTGATAAAGCTTACAAAAGGCAAAGCAAAGCAAAAAAAGAACAAATAAACATAAAAAAAGCTAAAAAAATTTATGAAAAAAGGTGCGAAAAACTCTCAAAAAACGACTATAGATTTATAAATGAGTTAAAAGCTGACGCGTTTAAAAAATGTAAAAATTTATATTTTGATGAAAATTTAGAAAATTATGAGAATTTAAGTGGCATTTTAGAGGAGTCTTTTGATGAAAAAAAGGCTGATTTAGTAACAAATTTTATCTGGTTTTTCGATGAAAAAAATGAAAATTTAAAGATAGAATTTAGTAAAAGCACAAGATGTCCAATTTGTGGAATGTTTGTTTATAAATACCCAAAATGGGCAGTTTCGCTTAGTTTTAAAGATGAAAAATTCGCATTTGATGGCATAAAAGATATGATGAAATTTATCCTAAAAGATGAGAGATTTAAAAGCGGTGAAATTTTAGTAAGGGATTATTACACACAAAAGATAATTGATGCAAAAAACGCCTTTTTTGTTGTAGGAAGTGATGTTTTAGGACCGATGGGAAATGAACTAATAGCATTTGAAACTATGAAAAGTGCAAGAACTTTTAGGCTTGAACATGGCGGAACTGAAATTTATAAATTTGATGAGATTACAAACTCAGTAACTTGTGCTTTAGATGGAAGAAGTTGTGAATAA
- a CDS encoding ABC transporter permease yields the protein MKNIFNYTLASITRYGYKNLTITFIFGVLVWLLSSVLMITNSLNNEYKSISKEFPDILVSKSYGGRSYLIEGNLTNEFLKIAGIKSAKGRVWGQYYFERNRVYLSIFGIKSFEEQYQKEIEKIAEVFNESKNPPFMITSKSILKVLEADLKLYKSVPFFTPENSMIKVNVGGVYKFNHSLENNDIILLDEDVAREILGIKKPYFSDITIDVSNPLEVDFIAKKIAISNSNLKVITKDSMLKQYQLLFDYKSGLFLMLFIICFVTFATVLYDKASGLRSEEKREIGILKALGWEISHIINYKLMESLILSVFAFVVGVSLAIFFVYILQAPFLKQIFIGYSELKFPFELVFNLNFKIIALLFFVTVPLYVAVCIIPAWKIAVSDAGEILR from the coding sequence ATGAAAAATATATTTAACTATACCTTAGCTTCAATTACAAGATATGGTTATAAAAACTTAACTATTACATTTATTTTTGGAGTTTTAGTTTGGCTTTTATCATCAGTTTTGATGATAACAAACTCACTAAATAATGAATACAAAAGTATTTCAAAAGAATTTCCTGATATTTTGGTAAGTAAGAGTTATGGTGGAAGAAGTTATTTAATAGAGGGTAATTTAACCAATGAGTTTTTGAAAATTGCTGGAATAAAAAGTGCAAAAGGGCGTGTTTGGGGGCAATATTATTTTGAAAGAAATAGGGTTTATTTAAGTATTTTTGGCATAAAAAGTTTTGAAGAGCAGTATCAAAAAGAGATAGAAAAAATTGCTGAAGTTTTTAACGAAAGTAAAAATCCGCCTTTTATGATAACTTCAAAAAGTATTTTAAAAGTTTTAGAGGCAGATTTAAAACTTTATAAAAGTGTGCCATTTTTTACACCAGAAAACAGTATGATAAAAGTAAATGTTGGCGGGGTTTATAAATTTAATCACTCTTTGGAAAACAACGACATAATACTGCTTGATGAAGATGTTGCAAGAGAAATTTTAGGTATTAAAAAACCATATTTCAGTGATATAACTATAGATGTTTCAAATCCTTTAGAGGTTGATTTTATAGCCAAAAAAATAGCTATTTCAAATTCAAATTTAAAGGTTATCACAAAAGATTCTATGTTAAAACAATATCAGCTTTTATTCGATTATAAAAGTGGGCTTTTTTTAATGCTTTTTATAATATGTTTTGTAACATTTGCAACCGTTTTATATGATAAAGCAAGTGGTTTAAGAAGTGAAGAAAAAAGAGAAATAGGCATTTTAAAGGCTCTTGGCTGGGAAATTTCACATATTATAAATTATAAATTGATGGAAAGTTTAATTTTATCGGTTTTTGCTTTTGTTGTTGGCGTAAGTTTGGCAATATTTTTTGTCTATATTTTGCAAGCACCTTTTTTAAAACAAATTTTTATAGGATATAGTGAGTTAAAATTTCCATTTGAACTTGTTTTTAATTTAAATTTTAAAATAATAGCGCTTCTGTTTTTTGTTACAGTGCCTTTGTATGTGGCAGTTTGTATAATACCGGCATGGAAAATAGCCGTAAGTGATGCGGGTGAAATTTTAAGGTAG
- a CDS encoding ABC transporter ATP-binding protein: protein MENFIEIKNITKTFNENTSQEFTPLKNISFNIKKNETFFLKGVSGSGKSTLLGLIAGLYKPTFGDIVIGGESISKLSLKFASKFRRKNIGIIFQNFNLIPTLSVIDNILLPTLPDKNGNLEYIKELLDRFGIYSKIKSKALNLSGGEQQRVAIIRALVNNPSIILADEPTANLDKALSQKLIEYFSLMKDKTIIISTHDPFLLESGLGNDFYELKKD from the coding sequence ATGGAAAATTTTATAGAGATAAAAAATATTACTAAAACTTTTAATGAAAACACAAGCCAAGAATTTACTCCGCTTAAAAATATAAGCTTTAATATTAAAAAAAATGAGACATTTTTTTTAAAAGGGGTTAGTGGAAGTGGCAAAAGCACGCTTTTAGGTCTTATTGCAGGACTTTATAAGCCAACTTTTGGAGATATTGTAATTGGTGGGGAGAGTATTTCTAAACTATCTTTAAAATTTGCTTCCAAATTTAGGAGAAAAAATATAGGCATTATTTTTCAAAATTTTAATTTAATTCCAACCTTAAGTGTGATTGATAATATTTTACTCCCAACTTTGCCTGATAAAAATGGAAATTTAGAGTATATAAAAGAACTTCTAGACAGGTTTGGAATTTATTCAAAAATCAAATCAAAAGCCTTAAATTTAAGTGGTGGAGAGCAGCAAAGAGTTGCTATAATTAGGGCCTTAGTAAATAATCCAAGTATTATTTTAGCCGATGAGCCAACTGCAAATTTAGATAAAGCATTAAGTCAAAAACTTATAGAATATTTTTCTTTAATGAAAGATAAAACAATAATCATATCAACGCATGATCCATTTTTACTAGAAAGTGGCTTGGGCAATGATTTTTATGAGTTAAAAAAGGATTAA
- a CDS encoding biotin/lipoyl-containing protein has translation MAKKFIDVMDTTFRDGFQSVYGARVLMDDFLPAVSAAKEAGITHFEFGGGARFQSLFFYLNENAFDMMDKFRSIVGDEANLQTLSRGVNTVTLDTGSREIVDLHAKMFKKHGTTTIRNFDALNDVKNLEFSGQCIKKYGLKHEIVITMMDLPNGCVGAHDASFYEKVLKEILKSEIPFDSICFKDASGTSSPNKVYETIKMARKLLPQNTHIRLHTHETAGVSVACYLAALEAGADGIDLAASPVSGGTSQPDILTMLHAIKGKNYDLGGLDSEKILKYEDVLNDCLKEYFLPPEATKVSPIIPFSPMPGGALTANTQMMRDNNILHKFPEVIKAMREVVKKGGFGTSVTPVSQFYFQQAFNNVMFGKWNKIAEGYGKMVLGYFGKTPVKADEKIIELASKQLGLEPTTRAAIDIADEDSTKSIAYAKKILDHANIETTEENIFIALACKEKGITYLKGEAKVNVRKGKFEPKPAKQGDYTIIVNGEKYNVQITKGHNQDLNIKNIEKLNSGKTHKKEEKRQTSNKDIISEISANVYKVLVKNGETVKKNQPIVVLEAMKMEIEVNAPSDGVIKEVFVKVGGNVESGDIIASLE, from the coding sequence ATGGCAAAAAAATTTATTGATGTTATGGATACAACTTTTAGAGATGGTTTTCAGTCTGTTTATGGTGCTAGAGTTTTAATGGATGATTTTTTACCGGCAGTTAGCGCGGCAAAAGAAGCAGGTATTACGCATTTTGAATTTGGTGGTGGAGCTAGATTTCAAAGCTTGTTTTTTTATCTTAATGAAAATGCATTTGATATGATGGATAAATTTAGAAGCATTGTAGGAGATGAGGCGAATCTTCAAACTCTAAGTCGTGGTGTAAATACAGTCACACTTGATACTGGTAGCCGTGAAATTGTTGATTTACACGCTAAAATGTTTAAAAAACACGGCACTACAACAATTAGAAATTTCGACGCATTAAATGATGTTAAAAATTTAGAATTTAGTGGTCAATGTATAAAAAAATATGGATTAAAACACGAAATAGTAATTACTATGATGGATTTACCAAATGGGTGTGTTGGAGCTCATGATGCATCATTTTATGAGAAAGTTCTAAAAGAAATTTTAAAAAGTGAGATTCCTTTTGATAGTATATGTTTTAAAGATGCAAGTGGAACATCAAGCCCTAATAAAGTCTATGAGACTATAAAAATGGCTAGAAAACTACTTCCACAAAATACTCACATTAGACTTCATACCCACGAAACTGCAGGTGTTAGCGTAGCATGTTATTTAGCTGCACTCGAAGCAGGAGCTGATGGGATTGACCTTGCAGCAAGTCCTGTGAGCGGTGGCACAAGCCAACCAGATATTTTAACCATGCTTCATGCTATAAAAGGTAAAAACTATGATTTAGGTGGACTTGATAGTGAAAAAATATTGAAATACGAAGATGTTTTAAATGACTGCTTGAAAGAGTATTTTTTACCACCTGAAGCTACAAAAGTAAGTCCTATTATTCCATTTTCTCCAATGCCAGGTGGAGCTCTTACTGCAAATACTCAAATGATGAGAGATAATAATATTCTTCATAAATTTCCAGAAGTTATAAAAGCGATGAGAGAGGTTGTTAAAAAAGGCGGATTTGGAACAAGTGTAACTCCAGTTAGCCAGTTTTACTTCCAACAAGCATTTAATAATGTCATGTTTGGAAAATGGAATAAAATAGCAGAAGGATATGGCAAAATGGTGCTTGGATATTTTGGAAAAACTCCTGTTAAGGCTGATGAGAAAATTATAGAACTTGCTAGCAAGCAACTTGGCTTAGAGCCAACTACAAGAGCTGCTATTGATATAGCCGATGAAGATTCTACAAAAAGCATAGCATATGCTAAAAAAATACTTGATCATGCAAATATAGAAACAACCGAAGAAAACATTTTTATAGCTCTTGCATGTAAAGAAAAAGGAATTACATATCTAAAAGGCGAGGCAAAAGTAAATGTGAGAAAAGGAAAATTTGAACCAAAACCAGCTAAGCAAGGTGATTATACAATAATAGTAAATGGTGAAAAATACAATGTTCAAATTACAAAAGGTCACAATCAAGACTTAAACATTAAAAATATTGAAAAATTAAACTCAGGCAAAACTCACAAAAAAGAAGAAAAAAGGCAAACATCAAACAAAGACATAATTTCTGAAATTTCAGCAAATGTTTATAAAGTACTTGTTAAAAATGGTGAAACTGTAAAGAAAAACCAGCCAATTGTTGTTTTAGAGGCTATGAAAATGGAAATAGAAGTAAATGCCCCAAGCGATGGCGTTATAAAAGAAGTTTTTGTAAAAGTTGGTGGAAATGTAGAAAGTGGTGATATAATAGCCTCTTTGGAATAA
- the pyk gene encoding pyruvate kinase, which translates to MDKKTKILATIGPASDSIDIIEGLVKAGVNAFRMNFSHGDHSYHKSNLEKIKDIEKKLNKRIGIFQDISGPKVRVKTLKEMFKLNSGDKLIFVKDEIVGEKISEKTYRLCINHPEILELIKNGEYIYLCDGAIRAKVDYVSKDEVHAVLENSGILTSNKGVNFPNTKLNIDVITKKDELDLEWGAKNGVHFVAVSFVQKASDVLRVKRILENYGSKARVFAKIEKFDAVENIDEIIKVSDGIMVARGDLGIEVPYYEVPNIQKMIIKKANLYSKPVITATQMMLSMTQNERATRAEISDVANAVLDGTDAVMLSEESAVGKHPVKVVEAMSNTIKEIEKIYPYYKSFDAVDETDMVACSSVSLAKNINARAILSITGSGRSAIKMARNRPETKIYAISHDEETAHFLTLAWGVSPVIVKDKSDVDFLIADTIKEAFEKGYIDLDHTYIMTAGFPTGIAGSTNYIRIIKKDQIKYYQNIAKNRKN; encoded by the coding sequence ATGGATAAAAAAACTAAAATTTTAGCAACCATAGGTCCTGCAAGCGATAGCATTGATATAATTGAAGGTTTAGTAAAAGCAGGAGTTAATGCTTTTAGGATGAATTTTAGTCATGGTGATCATAGCTATCATAAGTCAAATTTGGAAAAAATTAAAGATATTGAAAAAAAACTTAATAAAAGAATTGGAATTTTTCAAGACATAAGTGGTCCAAAAGTTAGGGTTAAGACTCTAAAAGAGATGTTTAAGTTAAATTCAGGAGATAAGCTTATTTTTGTAAAAGATGAGATAGTTGGTGAAAAAATAAGTGAAAAAACATATAGGCTTTGTATAAATCATCCTGAGATTTTAGAACTTATTAAAAATGGTGAATATATTTATCTTTGTGATGGTGCTATAAGAGCAAAAGTTGATTATGTAAGTAAAGATGAAGTTCATGCTGTACTTGAGAATAGTGGAATTTTAACATCAAATAAGGGGGTAAATTTTCCAAATACAAAATTAAATATTGATGTTATTACAAAAAAAGATGAGCTTGATTTGGAATGGGGAGCAAAAAACGGTGTTCATTTTGTGGCTGTTTCGTTTGTGCAAAAAGCAAGTGATGTCTTAAGAGTAAAAAGAATACTTGAAAACTACGGAAGCAAAGCAAGAGTTTTTGCAAAGATTGAGAAATTTGATGCTGTTGAGAATATAGATGAAATCATAAAAGTAAGTGATGGAATAATGGTTGCAAGGGGTGATTTGGGAATCGAAGTACCTTATTACGAAGTGCCGAATATACAAAAAATGATAATTAAAAAAGCAAATTTGTACTCAAAACCAGTTATTACAGCCACTCAAATGATGCTTTCAATGACACAAAATGAAAGAGCTACAAGAGCTGAGATTAGTGATGTTGCCAATGCTGTACTTGATGGAACTGATGCTGTGATGTTAAGCGAAGAAAGTGCAGTTGGAAAACATCCTGTAAAAGTTGTAGAAGCAATGAGTAACACGATAAAAGAAATTGAAAAAATTTATCCTTATTATAAGAGTTTTGATGCAGTTGATGAAACAGATATGGTAGCTTGTAGTTCTGTAAGTTTAGCTAAAAATATAAATGCAAGAGCTATACTTTCTATAACAGGATCGGGAAGATCAGCTATAAAAATGGCTAGAAATCGTCCAGAAACTAAAATTTATGCCATATCTCATGATGAAGAAACAGCTCACTTTTTAACACTTGCTTGGGGAGTAAGTCCTGTGATAGTAAAAGATAAAAGCGATGTTGATTTTTTAATCGCAGATACGATAAAAGAGGCTTTTGAAAAAGGCTATATTGATCTTGATCATACCTATATAATGACAGCAGGTTTTCCAACAGGAATTGCTGGAAGCACAAACTATATAAGAATTATCAAAAAAGATCAAATTAAATACTACCAAAATATTGCTAAAAATAGAAAAAATTAA
- the recR gene encoding recombination mediator RecR has product MNISKFDELVEAFMKLPGVGKKSALRYAYHVSINDSFAGLNLAHCIEDAVKLLKRCSKCGALSEDEICEICADDERDREILCIVESPKDILIIEKSGSYNGLYFVLDDVDNSILERLKKYIDENQIKEVIFALTPGINSDGIMLYIEDKFSEFDINFSKIAQGIPTGVSLDNVDMLSLIKALNNRMKT; this is encoded by the coding sequence ATGAATATTTCTAAATTTGATGAGTTGGTGGAAGCATTTATGAAGCTTCCTGGAGTTGGCAAAAAATCAGCTTTAAGATATGCGTATCATGTAAGTATAAATGACTCTTTTGCTGGATTAAATTTAGCTCATTGTATAGAAGATGCGGTTAAACTTTTAAAAAGATGTTCAAAATGCGGAGCTTTAAGCGAAGATGAAATTTGCGAAATTTGTGCAGATGATGAGAGAGATAGAGAAATCCTTTGCATTGTAGAAAGCCCAAAAGATATCTTAATAATAGAAAAAAGTGGTTCTTATAATGGACTATATTTTGTTTTAGATGATGTAGATAATAGCATTCTGGAACGTTTAAAAAAATATATAGATGAAAATCAAATAAAAGAAGTTATTTTTGCCTTAACACCTGGAATTAATAGCGATGGAATCATGCTTTATATCGAAGATAAATTTAGTGAATTTGATATAAACTTTAGTAAAATAGCTCAAGGAATTCCAACTGGCGTAAGCCTTGATAATGTTGATATGCTTTCTCTTATCAAGGCTTTAAACAATAGAATGAAAACTTAA
- a CDS encoding ArsS family sensor histidine kinase: MRYSLSTKISVVFAIAFGLVCILFITFGRIQLNQAFDRMTVAQINSINYLLGLYERNTPPENLDEYFSNFNLVATKDKNLISNVLTRGDIVFTRQTPIGDIVSLKYQNSMFMHIKNLNFSATFESSGGKNLNDPLWVGFFITIILLGSLYFSVLKSLAPLKKLNNNIKKFATGNLETATVNVEGDDEIAQVAKEFDKAVIKIKELIRSRQLFLRTIMHELKTPIGKGRIVSEMIPNELQKKRLINIFERLEILINEFAKIEQLLSKSYSINYEDYHFSLILEQAKDLLMLDDWDKKVELNLISDPLLKADFQMFSLALKNLIDNALKYSNDQKVYITSTNEQICIANSGDPLPVDIAHYKQAFVRNINEKVSGMGLGLYIIDRICNMHKYCLDYYYSDGKHHFCIVFNKNKASCEIPKKPKFLKKKK; this comes from the coding sequence ATGAGATACTCACTAAGCACAAAAATAAGTGTTGTATTTGCAATTGCCTTTGGTTTGGTATGCATTCTTTTCATAACTTTTGGAAGAATTCAGCTAAACCAAGCATTCGATAGAATGACGGTTGCACAGATAAATTCTATAAATTATCTTTTAGGATTATATGAGAGAAACACTCCGCCTGAAAATTTAGATGAGTATTTTAGTAATTTTAATCTAGTCGCTACAAAAGATAAAAATTTAATATCAAATGTTCTAACAAGAGGCGATATTGTATTTACTCGCCAAACTCCAATTGGAGATATTGTTTCATTAAAATATCAAAATTCTATGTTTATGCATATAAAAAATCTAAATTTTAGTGCGACTTTTGAAAGTAGCGGTGGTAAAAATTTAAATGATCCACTTTGGGTTGGATTTTTTATAACTATTATTTTATTAGGATCACTTTATTTTTCAGTTTTAAAAAGTTTAGCTCCTCTTAAAAAATTAAATAATAATATTAAAAAATTTGCAACAGGAAATTTAGAAACCGCAACAGTAAATGTCGAAGGTGATGATGAAATAGCACAAGTTGCAAAGGAATTTGATAAAGCGGTTATAAAAATAAAAGAGCTTATTAGATCGCGACAACTTTTTTTAAGAACAATTATGCATGAATTAAAAACGCCTATTGGAAAAGGCAGAATCGTATCTGAAATGATACCAAACGAGCTTCAAAAAAAACGCCTTATCAATATATTTGAAAGACTTGAAATTTTAATAAATGAATTTGCTAAAATTGAGCAACTCTTATCAAAATCTTATTCTATAAATTATGAAGATTATCATTTTAGTCTTATTTTAGAGCAAGCCAAAGATTTGCTAATGCTTGATGATTGGGATAAAAAAGTTGAACTAAATTTAATAAGCGACCCACTTTTAAAAGCCGATTTTCAAATGTTTTCATTAGCGCTTAAAAATTTAATTGACAATGCTTTAAAATATTCAAACGATCAAAAAGTTTATATCACCTCAACAAATGAGCAAATTTGCATTGCAAATAGTGGCGATCCACTTCCAGTAGATATAGCTCATTACAAGCAGGCTTTTGTTAGAAATATAAATGAAAAAGTTTCTGGAATGGGACTTGGACTTTATATAATTGATAGAATTTGCAATATGCATAAGTATTGTTTAGATTATTACTATTCAGATGGAAAGCACCATTTTTGTATAGTTTTTAACAAAAACAAAGCAAGTTGTGAAATCCCTAAAAAACCAAAATTTCTAAAAAAGAAAAAATGA